The Patescibacteria group bacterium genome includes a window with the following:
- a CDS encoding polymer-forming cytoskeletal protein → MSLKALNWLFARGDSSIDHNKIMFKQETRENFKDAETIIGPSVIVKGNFNSSGNIVIEGVLKGGVKTAGNVYIGDRANITADVEAKTARIGGELRGNIKIEGELQIVASAKVFGDIECASLSVEAGAVINGKIVMTKNLPVEKPEKKEEKIIEEIEDEK, encoded by the coding sequence ATGTCTCTAAAAGCACTCAATTGGTTATTCGCTCGCGGCGATTCATCGATTGACCATAATAAAATTATGTTCAAGCAGGAAACCAGAGAAAATTTTAAGGACGCCGAAACTATCATCGGCCCTTCAGTAATAGTCAAGGGAAATTTCAACAGTTCGGGAAATATCGTCATTGAAGGCGTCTTAAAAGGAGGCGTCAAAACCGCGGGCAATGTCTATATTGGCGATCGGGCCAATATCACGGCCGACGTTGAGGCCAAAACCGCGCGGATCGGCGGCGAACTCCGCGGCAACATCAAGATCGAGGGGGAATTGCAAATCGTTGCTTCAGCCAAAGTTTTCGGTGATATCGAATGCGCTTCTTTGTCCGTTGAGGCCGGCGCGGTGATCAATGGCAAAATTGTGATGACTAAAAATCTGCCCGTGGAAAAACCGGAAAAAAAGGAGGAAAAAATCATCGAAGAAATTGAAGACGAAAAATAA
- a CDS encoding pilin has protein sequence MFKNKLQKLLLTASVWLTFFPLSARAAGILPAATGNPGNVSATKACREYLATHPGGNCGNYSLNDILSLAITVSNWILASVGAIALLFFVYGGFVFILSGGNEERVKEGKQILINSIIGLAIVFTSYIIIRFAAQLLGADVTTGLQINVPAK, from the coding sequence ATGTTTAAAAATAAATTACAAAAATTATTATTGACCGCCTCGGTCTGGCTAACCTTTTTCCCGCTGTCCGCTCGGGCGGCCGGCATTCTTCCTGCCGCGACCGGCAATCCGGGAAATGTCAGCGCGACAAAAGCCTGCCGGGAATATCTAGCCACGCATCCGGGAGGCAATTGCGGAAATTATTCGCTTAACGATATTCTTTCTTTGGCCATAACCGTATCCAACTGGATCCTCGCTTCGGTCGGAGCGATCGCCCTATTATTCTTCGTCTACGGCGGTTTTGTTTTTATCCTTTCCGGCGGCAATGAAGAACGGGTCAAGGAAGGAAAACAAATATTAATTAATTCGATTATCGGTTTGGCTATCGTTTTCACCAGTTATATCATCATTAGATTTGCCGCTCAACTGTTGGGCGCTGACGTTACCACCGGTTTGCAAATCAATGTTCCCGCCAAGTAG
- a CDS encoding extracellular solute-binding protein has product MKNRFFVLFLLLSFLLTAGAGCTPTVPPASVKSVTLTYWRVFDDEDAFAAIIANYQKIHPYVTIQYKKFRYDEYEKELINALAEDRGPDIFSIPSNWVTEYQNKITPLPAQLTLVYPIIKGTLKKTTVAELRTTPSLTLKDLKSNFVDIVYSDVLLNKGGVDRIYGLPLYVDTLAMYYNTDLFNNAGISQPPAYWDTEFQQDVKKLTKQNNQGNIIQSGVALGGSANVQRPQDILSLLMMQNGAVMMDNGSVLFQEIPPGSEQGYNPGLGALSFYTDFSNPGKDVYCWNSNLPNSLTMFEQGNLAMMFDYAYDLPTIKAAAPKLHFALAKIPQIPGNTNQVNYANYWLETVSAKSKNINEAWDFVQYETSQDQVQNYLKVAKKPTALRALINSQLNDLDIGIFASQVLTAKSWYRGANPLAADNALQAMIDQTVKNTKNISEILNQGAATVQQTIQ; this is encoded by the coding sequence ATGAAAAACAGGTTTTTTGTCTTATTTCTCCTTTTAAGTTTTTTACTCACTGCCGGCGCCGGCTGCACGCCAACCGTCCCGCCAGCCAGCGTCAAATCGGTTACTCTCACCTATTGGCGCGTTTTTGACGATGAAGACGCCTTTGCCGCCATCATCGCCAATTATCAGAAAATCCACCCTTACGTTACTATCCAATATAAAAAATTCCGCTACGACGAATATGAAAAGGAATTGATCAACGCTCTGGCCGAAGATCGCGGCCCGGATATTTTTTCCATCCCTTCGAACTGGGTCACGGAATACCAAAATAAAATTACCCCCTTGCCGGCGCAATTGACTTTGGTTTATCCGATAATCAAAGGGACTCTTAAAAAAACGACAGTCGCGGAATTGCGCACCACCCCGAGCCTGACCTTAAAGGATTTGAAAAGCAATTTTGTCGACATTGTGTACAGCGACGTTTTACTGAACAAAGGCGGCGTCGACCGGATCTATGGCCTGCCGCTTTACGTGGATACTTTAGCGATGTATTATAATACTGATCTTTTCAACAATGCCGGCATTTCCCAGCCGCCGGCCTATTGGGACACTGAATTTCAGCAAGACGTAAAAAAATTGACCAAACAAAATAACCAGGGCAACATCATTCAGTCCGGCGTGGCCTTAGGCGGCAGCGCCAATGTCCAGCGGCCGCAAGATATTTTATCGCTTTTGATGATGCAAAACGGCGCCGTGATGATGGACAACGGCTCGGTGCTTTTTCAGGAAATCCCGCCCGGCAGCGAGCAAGGTTACAATCCCGGCTTGGGAGCTTTGAGTTTTTACACGGATTTTTCCAACCCGGGCAAAGACGTTTACTGCTGGAACAGCAACTTGCCCAATTCTTTAACCATGTTCGAACAAGGCAATTTGGCCATGATGTTCGACTATGCTTACGATTTGCCGACCATCAAAGCGGCCGCGCCGAAATTGCATTTCGCCCTGGCTAAAATTCCGCAGATCCCGGGCAACACCAATCAAGTCAATTATGCCAATTATTGGCTGGAAACTGTTTCCGCCAAAAGCAAGAATATCAATGAAGCCTGGGATTTTGTCCAATATGAAACATCTCAGGATCAAGTGCAAAATTACCTAAAGGTAGCCAAAAAACCAACGGCTTTGCGCGCCCTGATCAACTCGCAGCTCAATGATCTGGACATCGGCATCTTTGCCAGCCAAGTCCTCACGGCCAAAAGCTGGTATCGCGGCGCCAATCCCCTGGCCGCGGACAATGCCCTGCAAGCCATGATCGATCAGACGGTTAAAAATACCAAAAACATCAGCGAGATACTCAATCAGGGCGCGGCCACGGTGCAGCAGACGATCCAGTAA
- the dnaA gene encoding chromosomal replication initiator protein DnaA, with product MNNEQIWQAALGEIELNLSKANFTTWFKNTFVSSFEEGKAILCVPNAFTKSWLETKYHKEIASALEHVVNQKIKEILYKVELKKSSPGVGLLEKIHLKKKKENGETGEIVSSVNRFGLNPRYTFESFVVGRGNELAHAACQAVANNPGRVYNPLFIYGGVGLGKTHLLQAIGNEIAKRTNKVLYTTSENFTNDYVNSVRSGKAKDFKDRYRNVDLLLIDDVQFMGGKDGTQQEFFHTFNELQQADKQIILTSDKPPKLIPALETRLASRFESGMVADIGQPDIETKVAILERKAREKNYLLDTEILHYVATNIKNNIRELEGALNKVVAYHEFNNTAPTLKTVKSILNDLIVSTQARSISPRDIMEAVCRFYSIENKDLVGKGRKKELVWPRQISIYLMRKEINYSYPTIGAELGGRDHTTAMHAYNKILDEVESKENEKVIQEIESIRQILYSSPL from the coding sequence ATGAATAACGAGCAAATTTGGCAAGCGGCCTTGGGCGAAATCGAATTGAATTTGTCCAAAGCGAACTTCACCACTTGGTTTAAAAATACTTTTGTTTCTTCTTTCGAAGAAGGCAAGGCGATCCTCTGCGTTCCCAACGCTTTTACCAAATCATGGCTGGAAACAAAATATCACAAAGAAATAGCCAGCGCCCTGGAGCATGTCGTCAACCAAAAGATCAAAGAAATTTTGTATAAAGTCGAGCTTAAAAAATCTTCCCCGGGCGTCGGACTCTTGGAAAAAATTCATCTCAAAAAGAAAAAAGAAAACGGCGAAACCGGCGAAATAGTTTCTTCCGTCAATCGCTTCGGGCTCAATCCCAGATATACTTTTGAATCTTTCGTCGTCGGCCGCGGCAACGAACTGGCTCATGCCGCCTGCCAGGCGGTGGCCAACAACCCCGGCCGCGTTTATAATCCCTTATTCATTTATGGCGGCGTCGGTTTGGGAAAAACTCATCTTTTGCAGGCTATCGGCAATGAGATCGCCAAAAGAACCAATAAAGTTCTCTATACCACCAGCGAAAATTTCACCAACGATTATGTCAACTCGGTCCGGTCGGGCAAAGCCAAGGATTTTAAAGACCGCTATCGCAATGTTGATCTGCTCTTGATCGATGATGTGCAATTCATGGGCGGCAAAGACGGCACCCAGCAAGAATTCTTCCATACCTTCAACGAACTGCAGCAAGCCGACAAACAAATAATTCTCACTTCCGACAAACCTCCGAAACTGATTCCGGCGCTGGAAACGCGGTTAGCCTCGCGCTTTGAGTCGGGCATGGTGGCCGATATCGGCCAGCCGGACATCGAAACCAAGGTGGCCATCCTGGAAAGAAAGGCTCGGGAAAAAAATTATCTGCTTGATACGGAAATCCTCCATTATGTCGCAACCAATATTAAAAATAATATCCGCGAGCTGGAGGGCGCCCTAAATAAAGTAGTCGCCTATCACGAGTTCAACAATACCGCTCCGACTCTAAAAACCGTTAAGAGCATCCTCAACGACCTGATCGTTTCAACGCAGGCCCGCTCAATTTCCCCCCGCGATATTATGGAGGCTGTTTGCCGTTTTTATAGCATTGAAAATAAGGATCTGGTCGGCAAGGGCCGCAAGAAAGAGCTGGTCTGGCCGCGCCAGATTTCCATTTATTTGATGCGCAAGGAGATCAATTATTCCTACCCGACCATCGGAGCGGAATTGGGCGGGCGCGATCACACCACGGCCATGCATGCTTATAATAAAATTTTGGACGAAGTTGAATCAAAGGAAAATGAAAAGGTTATCCAGGAGATCGAGTCGATCAGGCAAATTCTTTATAGTTCGCCTTTGTGA
- a CDS encoding DUF4325 domain-containing protein — protein sequence MKIELKKFGNILTSRQLGKEAFAAFLPNLKTLPKNEIIEVDFDGVDIFSPSWGDEFLTQLDKMFPGKMFLNATSNPSVNITLEILESANSLKFLRK from the coding sequence ATGAAAATTGAATTAAAAAAATTCGGCAACATCCTGACCTCCCGGCAATTGGGCAAAGAAGCTTTCGCGGCCTTTCTGCCTAATTTAAAAACTTTGCCGAAGAACGAAATAATCGAAGTTGATTTTGACGGCGTTGATATTTTTTCGCCGTCCTGGGGCGATGAATTCTTGACCCAGCTTGATAAAATGTTCCCGGGAAAAATGTTTTTAAACGCGACAAGCAATCCGTCAGTTAATATCACCCTGGAAATTTTGGAATCGGCCAATAGCCTCAAATTTCTTAGAAAATAA
- a CDS encoding YraN family protein, which produces MLTAKKSIGNFGELLARDFLTARGYQVIEHNKKIGRWEIDLITRITDLTVFVEVKTLSGYRMAPAEEALTRRQIEILKKAIRLYCWRNRINPAQTRLDFISININLFTKSAKIKHYRDIE; this is translated from the coding sequence ATGCTCACGGCAAAAAAATCAATCGGGAATTTCGGCGAACTGCTGGCGCGCGATTTTTTAACCGCCCGCGGTTATCAGGTTATCGAGCACAACAAAAAAATCGGCCGCTGGGAAATCGATCTGATCACCCGGATAACCGACCTGACTGTTTTCGTGGAAGTAAAAACTCTGTCGGGTTATCGAATGGCTCCGGCCGAAGAAGCATTGACTCGCCGCCAAATCGAAATTTTAAAAAAAGCGATCCGGCTTTATTGTTGGCGTAACAGAATCAATCCGGCCCAAACTCGCCTGGATTTCATTTCCATTAATATTAATCTGTTCACCAAAAGCGCCAAAATAAAACATTATCGCGACATCGAGTAA
- a CDS encoding YifB family Mg chelatase-like AAA ATPase, which translates to MSSKIFSAAVVGLDAELVEAEADTGGGEFGKIFLVGLPDKAVTEAKERVRSAIKNSNFEFPHVSVTVNLAPAYLPKHGPSFDLPIAVSILRKSGFISEKINLNDFIFTGELALSGDLRPISGALPIALCAKRLGKKVLFLPEANAAEAKLAREITVIPLKNLYQLVMHLRGEINIPEFPYQDPELFNVPIEFDMSHVKGQEHVKRAMEIAAAGGHNLLMFGPPGSGKTLLAKTFPSILPDLAFAEALEVTKIYSVAGKLKEKNGLVKSRPFRAPHHTASGVALVGGGILPAPGEISLAHRGVLFLDEFAEFPRPVLEALRQPLEDGIITVSRAAGHLEFPAKFILIASMNPCPCGYFGDRTKNCSCSAQQIQNYRKKISGPILDRIDMHLEVPRVEFKKLDAGLPGENSPAIKSRVTRAREVQAERFKNEKIFTNAEMSSEKTRQCCALDDEAKKLISSAVDTLNLSARSYFRLLKLARTIADLDGEPSITTAHLAEALQYREKN; encoded by the coding sequence ATGTCTTCTAAAATATTTTCCGCTGCCGTGGTCGGACTGGATGCCGAACTGGTCGAGGCCGAAGCCGATACCGGCGGGGGAGAATTCGGCAAAATTTTTTTGGTCGGCTTGCCGGACAAAGCCGTCACCGAGGCCAAAGAACGCGTCAGGTCCGCCATTAAAAATTCCAATTTTGAGTTTCCTCACGTTTCGGTGACGGTCAATCTGGCGCCGGCCTATCTGCCCAAGCACGGACCTTCATTCGATCTGCCGATCGCGGTGAGCATTTTGCGCAAGAGCGGCTTCATTTCCGAAAAAATCAATCTAAATGATTTTATTTTTACCGGTGAGCTGGCTTTGAGCGGCGATTTGCGGCCGATCAGCGGCGCCTTGCCCATCGCCTTGTGCGCCAAGCGGCTGGGCAAAAAAGTTTTATTTCTTCCCGAAGCCAATGCCGCCGAAGCCAAATTAGCCCGCGAAATCACGGTAATTCCGCTTAAAAATTTATATCAGCTGGTGATGCATTTGCGCGGCGAGATCAACATTCCGGAATTCCCCTATCAGGACCCGGAACTTTTCAATGTGCCGATCGAATTCGATATGAGCCACGTCAAGGGCCAGGAGCATGTCAAGCGGGCCATGGAAATCGCCGCGGCCGGCGGACACAATCTGCTGATGTTCGGCCCGCCCGGCTCGGGCAAAACCTTGCTGGCCAAAACTTTTCCTTCGATTCTGCCGGACCTGGCTTTTGCCGAAGCCCTTGAGGTCACCAAGATTTACAGCGTGGCCGGAAAATTAAAAGAAAAAAACGGCCTGGTTAAATCCCGGCCGTTCCGCGCCCCGCATCATACCGCCTCCGGTGTCGCTTTGGTCGGCGGCGGAATTTTACCGGCGCCAGGAGAAATTTCGCTGGCTCACCGCGGCGTTTTATTTTTAGACGAATTCGCCGAATTTCCCCGGCCGGTTCTGGAAGCTCTGCGCCAGCCGCTCGAGGACGGCATCATTACGGTGAGCCGCGCCGCCGGCCACCTGGAATTTCCCGCCAAATTCATTTTGATCGCCTCGATGAATCCCTGCCCCTGCGGCTATTTTGGCGATCGCACCAAAAATTGTTCCTGCTCGGCGCAACAAATCCAAAATTACCGCAAAAAAATTTCCGGCCCGATTCTTGACCGCATCGACATGCATCTGGAGGTGCCGCGCGTGGAGTTTAAAAAATTAGACGCCGGCTTGCCCGGCGAAAATTCTCCGGCGATCAAAAGCCGGGTAACCCGCGCCCGGGAAGTCCAGGCCGAAAGATTCAAGAATGAAAAAATTTTTACCAATGCCGAAATGAGCTCGGAAAAAACCCGGCAATGCTGCGCCCTCGATGACGAAGCTAAGAAATTGATCAGTTCGGCCGTCGATACTCTTAATCTTTCGGCGCGCTCATACTTCCGCCTGTTAAAATTGGCGCGGACGATCGCCGATCTGGACGGCGAACCATCGATCACCACCGCCCATCTGGCCGAAGCCCTGCAGTATAGAGAAAAAAATTAA
- a CDS encoding methyltransferase domain-containing protein: MNNPTGGSSLLDVNFIMAKARIKERMKVADLGCGTSGHFVFPAAKIVGPHGLVYAVDILKPSLESIARRARQENIQNVATVWSDLEVYRATKIETESLDVALLINTLFHSQKRAEILRESIRLLKRGGKLLVVDWETTSSPFGPPPEKRVKIDQLKKVAEKLGLKAEEEFDAGEFHYGVLFAKM, from the coding sequence ATGAACAATCCAACTGGCGGCAGTTCGCTGCTTGATGTCAACTTTATCATGGCCAAAGCCCGCATTAAGGAAAGAATGAAGGTGGCTGATTTGGGCTGCGGCACATCCGGCCATTTTGTTTTTCCGGCCGCAAAAATTGTCGGGCCGCACGGCTTGGTTTATGCCGTGGACATTCTCAAGCCTTCGCTGGAATCGATCGCCCGCCGCGCCCGCCAAGAAAATATTCAGAACGTCGCTACTGTCTGGAGCGATTTGGAAGTATACCGCGCCACCAAGATCGAAACGGAAAGCCTGGATGTCGCCTTATTGATCAACACCTTGTTCCACTCCCAAAAAAGAGCCGAAATATTGCGCGAGTCCATCCGCCTCCTAAAACGAGGAGGAAAATTGCTGGTAGTGGATTGGGAAACCACTTCTTCGCCCTTTGGCCCGCCGCCGGAAAAAAGAGTGAAAATCGACCAACTAAAGAAGGTCGCGGAAAAACTCGGCCTTAAAGCCGAAGAGGAATTTGACGCCGGCGAATTTCATTATGGCGTTCTTTTCGCCAAAATGTAA
- a CDS encoding MerR family DNA-binding transcriptional regulator, with product MTTNNLKIGEAAEILGVSALTLRKWAENGKLIPTVDPANKYRFYSLTQVEEFIKTNAFIFAKKWSRNKKPKNPPNFIYCQNSSVFQARLSKMRNELIKTFGDKPIFSLLVAMAGEIGNNSFDHNIGNWPDIPGLFFCFNTAKREIILADRGQGVLKTLKRAAPELNTDEEALEAAFTRIISGRSPESRGNGLKFVRKIVEQTPIDLFFQSGEAELAIAGYSSDLKIKRAIKKNQGCLVLIKF from the coding sequence ATGACTACCAATAATTTGAAAATCGGCGAGGCGGCGGAAATTTTGGGGGTTTCAGCTCTAACTCTTAGAAAATGGGCTGAAAACGGAAAATTAATCCCCACGGTCGACCCGGCCAATAAATACCGTTTTTACTCTTTAACCCAGGTTGAAGAATTTATAAAAACCAATGCTTTTATTTTTGCCAAAAAATGGTCCCGAAACAAGAAGCCGAAAAACCCGCCTAATTTTATTTATTGCCAAAATAGTTCGGTGTTTCAGGCGCGCTTGTCTAAAATGAGGAATGAACTGATAAAAACATTCGGCGACAAGCCGATTTTTTCCCTGTTGGTGGCGATGGCCGGCGAAATAGGCAACAATTCTTTCGACCACAATATCGGCAACTGGCCGGACATCCCCGGATTATTTTTCTGCTTCAACACCGCGAAAAGGGAAATTATATTGGCCGATCGCGGACAGGGCGTCCTGAAAACTTTGAAAAGAGCCGCCCCGGAATTAAATACGGATGAAGAGGCGCTGGAGGCGGCTTTTACCAGAATTATTTCCGGAAGATCGCCGGAAAGCCGCGGCAATGGCTTGAAATTCGTGCGAAAAATAGTGGAGCAGACGCCGATCGATTTATTTTTTCAAAGCGGGGAGGCGGAGCTGGCCATAGCCGGTTATAGTTCGGACTTGAAAATAAAAAGGGCTATCAAAAAAAACCAGGGATGCTTGGTTTTGATAAAATTTTAA
- a CDS encoding helix-turn-helix domain-containing protein yields the protein MLFKSNKIKEDEETVAEKLRAAREEKKITLEAAAKSLAINREYLLALENGDYAALPSGVYVKTFLREYSSFLGLDPAHLLNKYQKEKGQAAGEKKDVFSKKKINKLELIIFPRILKNVLLLVIVVIFFSYLGYYLLGAFSLPGVEIYQPADNLVTENSFVDVVGRADSKTQITINDKQIAKDGAGNFQERINLKKGINTIIISAQNKYSQKKIIDKQILVK from the coding sequence ATGTTGTTCAAAAGCAATAAGATAAAAGAGGACGAAGAAACCGTGGCGGAAAAATTGCGCGCCGCCAGAGAAGAAAAAAAAATTACTCTGGAAGCGGCCGCCAAGAGCCTGGCGATCAACCGTGAATATTTGCTGGCGCTGGAAAACGGCGATTACGCGGCCCTCCCCAGCGGCGTTTATGTCAAAACCTTTTTGCGGGAATATTCCTCTTTTCTCGGTTTGGATCCCGCCCATCTGCTCAATAAATACCAAAAAGAGAAAGGCCAGGCAGCTGGCGAAAAAAAAGATGTTTTTTCCAAAAAGAAAATCAATAAATTGGAGCTGATCATCTTTCCCCGAATTTTAAAGAATGTTTTGCTGCTGGTCATAGTAGTTATTTTTTTCTCCTACCTTGGTTATTATTTACTGGGGGCATTTTCCCTGCCGGGAGTGGAAATTTATCAACCGGCCGATAACTTGGTGACGGAAAACAGCTTTGTCGATGTTGTCGGCAGAGCCGACTCCAAGACGCAAATCACCATCAACGACAAACAAATAGCCAAAGACGGTGCCGGCAACTTTCAAGAAAGAATTAATCTGAAAAAGGGCATCAACACGATAATAATTTCCGCCCAAAACAAATACAGCCAAAAAAAAATTATTGACAAACAGATTCTGGTAAAATAA
- a CDS encoding diacylglycerol kinase family protein produces the protein MYAYIYDSFTNEAKYGKLLYKIEKRLTDLSLNGKIIRLGISKNVKVAVDDEIRQGTRTIVAVGNDRTVAQIINAIAGNKSDEHHLVTLGIVPIVEKGNDIARTFGINSISSACEILLARRLQSFRLASINNGFFLFSAAMQAPETILEIDKNYLIHNQKPSAIQIKNIPTWPEDKLAEKKLKMVVRDEKGESLFFFQDLLIVNKNGLVVTDNALEIKTPARIKVGDEKIKIIVGKERTI, from the coding sequence ATGTACGCATATATCTACGACAGCTTCACTAATGAAGCAAAATACGGCAAGCTTCTCTATAAAATAGAAAAGCGGCTTACTGACCTTAGCTTGAATGGAAAAATTATCCGGCTCGGTATTTCCAAAAATGTCAAAGTCGCCGTGGACGACGAGATCAGGCAAGGGACAAGAACGATCGTAGCCGTAGGCAATGACCGCACGGTCGCCCAGATCATCAACGCCATTGCCGGAAATAAAAGCGACGAGCATCATTTAGTGACCTTAGGGATAGTGCCGATCGTAGAAAAGGGGAATGATATCGCCAGAACTTTTGGCATCAATTCCATCAGCAGCGCTTGCGAAATTTTGCTTGCCCGCCGCCTGCAAAGCTTTCGGTTAGCCAGTATTAACAATGGCTTTTTTTTATTTAGCGCGGCCATGCAGGCGCCGGAAACTATTTTGGAAATTGATAAAAATTATCTGATCCACAATCAAAAGCCTTCGGCAATCCAAATTAAAAATATTCCCACTTGGCCCGAGGACAAATTGGCGGAAAAAAAATTAAAAATGGTGGTGCGCGACGAGAAGGGGGAAAGCCTGTTTTTTTTCCAAGATCTGCTGATTGTCAATAAAAACGGGCTGGTTGTGACTGATAACGCCCTGGAAATCAAGACGCCGGCTCGGATAAAGGTGGGTGATGAAAAAATAAAAATAATCGTGGGAAAAGAAAGAACCATTTAG